GCGCCCATATTGACCCGTGAGTTAGAAGATGACGCATCCCGTACCCTGGTGGAAGACATTCTATCTGGCCTGGTTGCTCTAACGCAGCGCGCACTTCAGAGCACAGATTTCACGTTTCAGATGCTGCTCCCGCCCGATTCCAGCGAAATCACAACACGGACGGCAGCGCTTGCAGACTGGTGCGCCGGGTTTTGTACCGGCACGGCCTTTAACAGCCGGCTCAATGAAGCGGATCTGGAACCGGATGCCCTAGAAGCACTGACTGACATTGCCCGGATTGCCGAAGTCGAACCTGGTACAGATTCAGCGGAAGAGCAGGAAAAAGCGCTGCTGGAACTGGAAGAATATCTGCGGGTAGGGACTCAGTTAATATTCGAAGCCACTCTGGACAGCCAATCATTACCGAGCAGCGCTCTGGAAACTACTGAATCATGACTCAATTGGACATCTTCGGCCGGCGACGGCGTGACATTATGGCGCTCATGGGTGACGGGGTTGCCGTCATGCCCACTGCACCGGTCTCCCGACGAAACAATGATGTTGATTATCCTTTCCGTCCTGATAGTGATTTTCAGTATCTGAGCGGCTTTCCCGAACCTGAATCTGTGCTGGTACTGGTTCCAGGTCGAACACACGGCGAGTACATACTGTTCTGCCGAGAACGCGATGCAGAAAAGGAAACATGGCACGGCCGACGCGCTGGCCTTGAAGGCGCAATCGAGTCCTTCGGGGCTGACGATGCGTTTCCCATAGAAGATATCGACGACATACTGCCGGGCCTGCTGGAGAACCGCCCCAAGATTTTCTCCTGCATGGGTCGTTACTCCGAATTCGATAATCAGCTTCTGCAGTGGTTCAACGAGGTCAAATCCAAAAAACGTGCGGGGATCAGCGCACCCGGCGAACTGGTGGACATCAGCCACCTGCTGCATGAATTCCGATTGATCAAGTCAAACCACGAAATTTCAATCATGAAACGTGCAGCACGTGTCTCAGCGGATGCTCATTGCCGGGCCATGCGCGCCTGCAAACCAGGCATGATGGAGTACCAGATCGAAGCTGAACTCGAATATGAATTTCTAAAAGGCGGCGCCCACTCGTCGGCTTATCCGTCGATTGTTGCCGGCGGTGCAAACAGCTGCATTCTGCACTACACCGAAAACAGCGACAAATTGATTGATGGTGATCTGCTGCTGATCGATGCGGGTGCAGAGATCGACTGTTATGCAGCAGACATCACCCGAACGTTACCGGTCAACGGCACTTACAGCGCTGAGCAACGGGCGGTCTACGACATCGTTTTAGACGCACAGGTCGCGGCCATCGCCGAAGTCAAATCCGGGCATCACTGGAACCAGCCTCACGAGGCCGCCGTTAAGCGCTTAGCCCAAGGAATGATCGATCTCGGTTTGCTTGAGGGCGGTATTGAAGATGTGATTGAAAACAAGCGTTACCAGCGATTCTATATGCATCGCACCGGTCACTGGCTGGGTATGGACGTGCACGATGTAGGCGATTATCGACTCGGCGATCAATGGCGACTGCTGGAGCCCGGCATGGTATTGACCGTTGAACCCGGTCTGTACATCCCAGCGGCTGACGATATCGATCAACGGTGGCACAACATCGGCATTCGTATCGAAGACGACGTTCTGGTAACCCGTAAGAATGCCCAGGTTCTGTCTGGCGGCGTACCCAAACAGCCGGCCGAGGTTGAAGCGTTGATGGCGGAGGGTGTCGGGAGCTGACGCCGTGGCGCACGCAACCGATGTCGTCATCATCGGCGGCGGACTGATCGGCGCCAGTCTTGCGCTCGCCCTGGAACCACTCGAGCTGTCGATCGATGTGCTCGAGTCTATCCCGTTTAATCACGACGCCCAGCCCAGCTTCGACGAACGGACCATTGCGCTCACCTGGAGTTCTCGCAGAGTCTTCGAGGCGATCGGCATCTGGTCAGAAATCGCAACTGACGCATGCCCGATTCACAGCATTCATGTCTCGGATCAAGGCCATTTCGGTGGTACGCACTTGGATCGCAGTCTGATCAATACCGATGCGCTGGGGTATGTTGTGCCATCTCGGACTTTAGGCTATGCACTACTGAACCGCCTCCAGGATAGTATCCCCATTCGCTATCATGCACCCGCCGTCGTTGCTTCCCTGCAGAGTGATCGCGAATTCGTCAACGTGCAGGTTGATAACGCATCTCACGATCGAAAGGCGCGGCTCGCGGTACTGGCTGATGGCGGGCGCTCAGCGCTTGGCCAACAAATCGGGATCTGTCGCCTGGAAAAGTCATACCCGGAAGTGGTGTTGGTTGCGATGGTCGCGACTGATCAAGACCATCAGCACCGGGCCTATGAGCGCTTTACACAGCATGGGCCACTCGCACTCTTACCCGCCGGCCCCCGGCGTTTCGCCCTGGCCTGGACCTTGCCCAAGCCAACGGCGAAAACCTACGCTGAATTATCCAACGAAGAGTTTTTATCCCGTCTACAGATGAGTTTTGGTGAGCGTGCGGGTGTTTTTTGTAACGTCGGCGAGCGTAACACCTACGCGGTCGGGCTGACTGAGTTGTATCAGCCCGTATCCGGCCGGGTCGTTGCAATCGGCAATGCCGCCCACATCGTCCACCCTGTCGCGGGACAGGGATTCAACCTTGGTCTTCGTGATGTGGCTGAACTCGCTGAAAATATTGTCAACGCGACAGAACATCATCAAGATCTCGGCTCTATGGCTGTTCTATCCCGCTACGCTGACCACCGCCGTGTCCAAACCCGTCGCGTCCAGCACTTCACTGACGGCTTGCTCCGGATTTTCTCGAATGACTACCCCGGCCTTAACCTGCTGCGCAGTGCTGGTCTGCAAACACTGGATATGATGCCCGGTGTCAAACGACACTTGCTTCGCCGCACCGCGGGGCTCCGTGGGCCTCTACCGCGACTGGCCCGTGGACTGCCCTTGCGTCCCAATTAATCTCAGCTGATGCCAACCCAAACAGATCCTGATTTTGACGTGGTTGTGGCCGGTGCCGGTATGATCGGGTGCACCTGCGCCGTGGCGATTGCCCAATCCGGTGTCCGTGTTGCGCTGGTCGATCCCGGCCCCATCAATTTCAAACACAGCCGCCCAAATGAGATTCGGGTGAGCGCCATCAACCTTGCGACTGAAAATATTCTCCGTGCATTGGGTGCATGGTCTGTTTTAAAGGCCGAAAGCTTGTCCCCGTTTCGTCAGATCGACGTCTGGGACGCCGGAAGTTCAGGTCAAATCACCTTCAGTGCAGCAGCTGCAGG
The genomic region above belongs to Gammaproteobacteria bacterium and contains:
- a CDS encoding FAD-dependent oxidoreductase produces the protein MPTQTDPDFDVVVAGAGMIGCTCAVAIAQSGVRVALVDPGPINFKHSRPNEIRVSAINLATENILRALGAWSVLKAESLSPFRQIDVWDAGSSGQITFSAAAAG
- a CDS encoding UPF0149 family protein, translating into MNHPDSVKLDGEFYLQVESRLDHPDVVFSPAEIHGVATGLVCCGEDESTLANWAPILTRELEDDASRTLVEDILSGLVALTQRALQSTDFTFQMLLPPDSSEITTRTAALADWCAGFCTGTAFNSRLNEADLEPDALEALTDIARIAEVEPGTDSAEEQEKALLELEEYLRVGTQLIFEATLDSQSLPSSALETTES
- a CDS encoding aminopeptidase P N-terminal domain-containing protein, which encodes MTQLDIFGRRRRDIMALMGDGVAVMPTAPVSRRNNDVDYPFRPDSDFQYLSGFPEPESVLVLVPGRTHGEYILFCRERDAEKETWHGRRAGLEGAIESFGADDAFPIEDIDDILPGLLENRPKIFSCMGRYSEFDNQLLQWFNEVKSKKRAGISAPGELVDISHLLHEFRLIKSNHEISIMKRAARVSADAHCRAMRACKPGMMEYQIEAELEYEFLKGGAHSSAYPSIVAGGANSCILHYTENSDKLIDGDLLLIDAGAEIDCYAADITRTLPVNGTYSAEQRAVYDIVLDAQVAAIAEVKSGHHWNQPHEAAVKRLAQGMIDLGLLEGGIEDVIENKRYQRFYMHRTGHWLGMDVHDVGDYRLGDQWRLLEPGMVLTVEPGLYIPAADDIDQRWHNIGIRIEDDVLVTRKNAQVLSGGVPKQPAEVEALMAEGVGS
- the ubiH gene encoding 2-octaprenyl-6-methoxyphenyl hydroxylase; protein product: MAHATDVVIIGGGLIGASLALALEPLELSIDVLESIPFNHDAQPSFDERTIALTWSSRRVFEAIGIWSEIATDACPIHSIHVSDQGHFGGTHLDRSLINTDALGYVVPSRTLGYALLNRLQDSIPIRYHAPAVVASLQSDREFVNVQVDNASHDRKARLAVLADGGRSALGQQIGICRLEKSYPEVVLVAMVATDQDHQHRAYERFTQHGPLALLPAGPRRFALAWTLPKPTAKTYAELSNEEFLSRLQMSFGERAGVFCNVGERNTYAVGLTELYQPVSGRVVAIGNAAHIVHPVAGQGFNLGLRDVAELAENIVNATEHHQDLGSMAVLSRYADHRRVQTRRVQHFTDGLLRIFSNDYPGLNLLRSAGLQTLDMMPGVKRHLLRRTAGLRGPLPRLARGLPLRPN